Proteins co-encoded in one Bacillus sp. FSL H8-0547 genomic window:
- a CDS encoding response regulator: protein MARVLIVDDAKFMRLTLSKILASKGHEIAGEAENGAEAVKLYEELKPDLVTMDITMPEMNGIEALRVIREMDPAAKVIICSAMGQQKMVVEAIEAGAKDFITKPFDETRVNDAVYRVLG from the coding sequence ATGGCCAGAGTGCTAATTGTTGATGATGCCAAATTCATGAGATTAACCTTATCAAAGATTCTCGCATCCAAAGGACACGAGATTGCAGGAGAAGCGGAGAATGGCGCCGAAGCAGTCAAACTTTATGAAGAACTTAAACCGGACCTCGTCACGATGGACATTACGATGCCGGAAATGAACGGAATCGAAGCTTTGAGAGTGATAAGAGAAATGGATCCCGCTGCCAAAGTCATTATTTGCTCGGCAATGGGCCAGCAGAAAATGGTGGTAGAGGCCATTGAAGCAGGAGCAAAGGATTTTATTACGAAGCCATTTGATGAAACAAGAGTAAACGACGCGGTTTACCGCGTTCTGGGGTAA
- a CDS encoding cytochrome c biogenesis protein CcdA — MTDVNVFLAFGAGFLSFISPCCLPLYPAFLSYITGVSVGELKTENAMLQKRSMLHTLCFLIGFSIIFIALGFGSSFIADFFFGYNDLIRQIGAILIILFGLVIVGVLQPEFLMKERRFELKNRPSGYIGSVLIGLAFAAGWTPCTGPILTAVFGLTLSNPGSAMLYMFAYVLGFSIPFFIMAFFIGKLGWIRKHSLVIMKTGGWIMIIIGIMLFFNWMTKIIIVMSRLFGGFTGF, encoded by the coding sequence ATGACGGATGTTAATGTATTCTTAGCATTTGGAGCAGGATTTCTTTCTTTTATCTCTCCTTGCTGTCTGCCTTTATATCCTGCGTTTCTGTCATACATAACAGGCGTTTCAGTCGGGGAGCTGAAGACAGAAAATGCGATGCTTCAAAAACGGAGTATGCTGCACACACTGTGCTTCCTGATTGGATTTTCCATTATCTTTATTGCTCTTGGATTTGGAAGTTCTTTTATTGCCGATTTCTTCTTTGGCTATAATGATCTGATCAGACAAATTGGCGCCATTTTAATCATTCTCTTCGGGCTTGTCATTGTGGGTGTTCTGCAGCCGGAATTTCTGATGAAGGAACGCCGGTTTGAATTAAAAAACAGACCCTCGGGGTATATCGGTTCCGTGCTTATCGGTCTTGCTTTTGCAGCAGGATGGACACCATGCACCGGACCTATTCTTACAGCTGTCTTCGGGCTTACACTGAGCAATCCAGGTTCTGCTATGCTCTATATGTTTGCCTATGTACTCGGTTTTTCCATTCCTTTTTTTATCATGGCCTTCTTTATTGGAAAGCTGGGATGGATCCGCAAGCACAGCCTGGTTATTATGAAAACGGGCGGATGGATCATGATCATCATTGGGATCATGCTGTTTTTTAACTGGATGACAAAGATTATTATCGTGATGAGCAGGCTTTTTGGAGGCTTCACGGGATTTTAG
- a CDS encoding aspartyl-phosphate phosphatase Spo0E family protein, translating to MSKQELLKLIEKKRAEMIEIATKNGINSNVSIQYSQELDHLLNEYNRYSYSAMKRVTYS from the coding sequence GTGTCTAAACAAGAACTCTTAAAACTAATTGAAAAAAAACGAGCGGAAATGATTGAAATTGCCACTAAAAATGGAATTAATTCGAACGTGTCCATTCAATACAGCCAGGAACTGGATCACTTGCTGAATGAATACAACCGGTACAGCTACTCTGCCATGAAACGGGTTACATATTCTTAA
- a CDS encoding YneF family protein — protein MDLWVVILVGVLALLAGVALGFFIARQYMMSYLKKNPPINEQMLKMMMMQMGMKPSQKKINQMMKMMNNQAK, from the coding sequence ATGGATCTGTGGGTAGTCATTCTAGTAGGCGTTCTGGCTTTGCTTGCCGGAGTAGCACTAGGATTTTTCATTGCTCGCCAGTATATGATGAGTTATTTAAAGAAAAATCCGCCAATTAACGAGCAAATGTTAAAAATGATGATGATGCAAATGGGCATGAAACCGTCCCAGAAGAAAATCAACCAAATGATGAAAATGATGAACAATCAGGCAAAATAA
- the sirA gene encoding sporulation inhibitor of replication protein SirA, with translation MRHYTVYLIEEEFANHFFGREVKLFQLFQEYMRTSPEQPEFIHLKKQITYITREIPKDYIDEMISSSLNGRYNYAYSHNRHHIESESMQGGAILEMGDRSVTVTSEGSFDMEAIFFEVLRKADSCFLAMDFEEKRHGWLKPIKERKFV, from the coding sequence ATGAGACACTACACTGTCTATTTAATAGAGGAAGAGTTTGCGAATCACTTTTTTGGCCGTGAAGTAAAGCTTTTTCAGCTTTTTCAGGAATATATGCGGACTAGCCCTGAACAGCCTGAGTTTATTCACCTGAAAAAACAAATTACTTATATTACGAGAGAAATTCCGAAAGACTATATAGATGAGATGATCAGCAGCAGTTTAAACGGACGTTACAACTATGCATATTCACACAACCGCCATCATATTGAGAGTGAATCCATGCAGGGAGGAGCCATCCTTGAGATGGGGGACAGATCGGTTACAGTCACGTCAGAAGGAAGCTTTGATATGGAAGCGATTTTCTTTGAAGTTCTCAGAAAGGCGGATTCATGCTTTTTAGCGATGGATTTTGAGGAAAAGCGGCACGGGTGGCTAAAACCGATAAAAGAAAGAAAATTTGTCTAA
- the tkt gene encoding transketolase: MSHSIQDLSIATIRTLSIDAIEKAKSGHPGMPMGAAPMAYSLWTQFMNHNPKNPEWFNRDRFVLSAGHGSMLLYSLLHLSGYDLTMNDLKEFRQWGSKTPGHPEFRHTAGVDATTGPLGQGIGMAVGMAMAERHLAHTYNQESYPVVDHYTYAICGDGDLMEGISSEAASLAGHLKLGKLVVLYDSNDISLDGDLDRSFSENVEDRFKAIGWQVIRVEDGNNLEEIAKAIEAAKQDETHPTLIEVKTTIGYGSPNMSGKSDVHGKPLGADEIKLTKETYAWTFEQDFHVPDEVYAHFKESAEQFGSKKEQEWNALFDSYKKEFPDLAKALEAGIKGELPENWDSEVPVYEDGKALASRASSGEVLNGLAKNVPYIFGGSADLAGSNNTSIKGAADFTAEDYSGRNIWFGVREFAMGAALNGMALHGGLRVYGGTFFVFSDYLRPAIRLAALMGLPVTYVFTHDSIAVGEDGPTHEPIEQLPALRAMPNLSVIRPADGNETAAAWRLALQSETAPTALVLTRQNLKTIKGTSETAYEGVSKGAYTISPSKKETADALLLASGSEVGLAIEAQDALQKEGIDVAVVSMPSWNRFESQSKEYRASVLPKTVKKRLAIEMAAPLGWERYTGDEGDVLGINQFGASAPGERIMKEFGFTVENVTARVKALLEK, translated from the coding sequence ATGTCACATTCAATTCAAGACTTATCAATTGCTACCATTCGAACACTGTCGATTGATGCGATTGAAAAAGCAAAATCAGGACATCCTGGAATGCCTATGGGGGCAGCTCCAATGGCGTATTCGCTCTGGACGCAATTTATGAATCACAACCCTAAAAATCCTGAATGGTTCAACCGCGACCGCTTTGTCTTATCTGCAGGTCACGGATCTATGCTGCTGTACAGCCTTCTTCATTTATCAGGCTATGATTTGACGATGAATGATCTTAAAGAATTCAGACAATGGGGAAGCAAAACACCTGGACACCCTGAATTCCGCCACACAGCAGGTGTAGATGCAACAACAGGTCCTCTTGGCCAGGGAATTGGGATGGCTGTCGGAATGGCTATGGCAGAACGTCATCTTGCACATACATATAACCAAGAGTCTTATCCGGTTGTCGATCACTACACATATGCAATCTGTGGAGACGGTGACCTGATGGAAGGAATCTCTTCTGAGGCAGCTTCACTTGCAGGGCACCTAAAGCTTGGCAAATTAGTTGTTCTTTACGATTCTAACGACATTTCTCTCGATGGAGATCTTGACCGCTCATTCTCTGAAAACGTGGAAGACCGTTTCAAAGCAATCGGCTGGCAGGTGATTCGTGTAGAAGACGGCAACAACCTTGAAGAAATCGCTAAAGCGATTGAAGCTGCTAAACAAGATGAAACTCATCCTACTCTGATTGAAGTGAAAACGACAATCGGCTACGGATCACCGAATATGTCAGGAAAATCAGATGTTCACGGCAAGCCGCTTGGAGCAGATGAGATCAAACTGACGAAAGAAACATATGCATGGACATTCGAACAGGACTTCCACGTTCCTGACGAAGTGTATGCTCATTTCAAAGAATCGGCAGAACAGTTCGGTTCGAAAAAAGAACAAGAATGGAACGCTCTTTTTGATAGCTATAAAAAAGAATTCCCTGACCTTGCAAAAGCTCTTGAAGCAGGAATTAAAGGCGAGCTTCCTGAAAACTGGGATTCAGAAGTGCCTGTATATGAAGACGGCAAAGCACTTGCTTCACGTGCTTCTTCCGGTGAAGTGTTAAACGGCCTTGCGAAAAACGTTCCATACATTTTCGGAGGATCAGCTGACCTTGCAGGTTCAAACAATACTTCTATTAAGGGAGCAGCAGATTTCACAGCTGAGGACTACAGCGGACGCAACATCTGGTTCGGTGTCCGTGAATTCGCAATGGGTGCTGCACTAAACGGCATGGCGCTGCATGGCGGTCTTCGGGTTTACGGCGGAACGTTCTTTGTATTCTCTGACTACCTGCGTCCGGCAATTCGTCTTGCTGCCTTAATGGGTCTTCCGGTAACGTACGTATTTACACATGACAGTATTGCTGTAGGAGAAGACGGCCCGACTCATGAGCCGATTGAACAGCTTCCTGCCTTGCGTGCAATGCCGAACCTGTCGGTCATTCGTCCGGCAGACGGCAATGAGACTGCTGCTGCATGGAGACTTGCCCTTCAATCTGAAACGGCACCGACAGCACTTGTTCTTACCCGTCAAAATCTAAAAACGATTAAAGGTACGTCTGAAACGGCATATGAAGGAGTTTCTAAAGGAGCTTATACGATTTCTCCAAGCAAAAAAGAAACGGCTGACGCACTTCTTTTAGCATCAGGCTCTGAAGTAGGACTTGCTATCGAAGCACAAGATGCTCTTCAAAAAGAAGGCATTGATGTTGCGGTTGTAAGCATGCCGTCATGGAACCGTTTTGAAAGCCAGTCAAAAGAGTACCGCGCATCCGTACTTCCAAAAACAGTGAAGAAGCGTCTTGCTATTGAGATGGCAGCTCCTCTGGGCTGGGAGCGATATACTGGAGATGAGGGTGACGTTCTTGGCATCAACCAGTTCGGGGCCTCAGCACCAGGTGAAAGAATTATGAAAGAGTTTGGCTTTACAGTTGAAAATGTAACGGCACGAGTAAAGGCACTATTAGAAAAATAA
- a CDS encoding DUF896 domain-containing protein encodes MLPKEKMARINTLSRKSKTSGLSPEEKQEQQSLRQEYLKAFRGSMKNTLKGVTVLDPNGNDVTPEKLKEERRRDLH; translated from the coding sequence ATGCTGCCAAAGGAAAAGATGGCAAGAATCAATACCTTGTCCAGAAAATCAAAAACGTCCGGTCTTTCTCCGGAGGAAAAACAGGAACAGCAATCACTTAGACAGGAATATCTCAAGGCATTCCGGGGTTCTATGAAAAATACATTAAAAGGCGTTACAGTACTGGATCCGAACGGAAATGATGTAACACCTGAAAAATTAAAAGAAGAGCGCAGACGCGATCTTCATTAA
- a CDS encoding recombinase family protein: MNAIIYCRVSTRKEEQETSLARQKEELLALSAAHGMNVAKVIEEQASGYEVEREGIFEIFDCIKEQKIDAIVIQDETRLGRGNARIALIHFFAKEGITIYTATQNGKLFLSEADSMVLEIVSIVEEYQRKIHNLKIKRGMQRAVEKGYKPQRNLTNRDKGSGREKKEVPVSEIIRLKQNKLTFSEIAATLRGFGYEVSKATVHRRYQEHMKEEQV, translated from the coding sequence CTGAACGCAATCATCTACTGCAGAGTCAGCACAAGAAAAGAAGAACAGGAGACATCACTCGCCAGGCAAAAAGAAGAACTTTTGGCCCTTTCAGCAGCGCATGGCATGAATGTGGCAAAGGTTATTGAGGAGCAGGCGAGCGGATATGAGGTTGAAAGAGAAGGTATATTTGAAATATTTGACTGCATAAAGGAACAGAAAATTGACGCCATTGTTATTCAGGATGAGACAAGACTGGGGAGAGGGAACGCCCGCATCGCCCTTATTCATTTTTTCGCAAAAGAAGGCATTACGATATATACGGCCACGCAGAATGGAAAGCTTTTTTTGTCTGAAGCAGATTCGATGGTTCTGGAAATTGTAAGCATTGTTGAAGAATATCAGCGGAAGATCCATAATCTGAAAATTAAACGCGGCATGCAGCGGGCGGTTGAAAAAGGGTATAAACCTCAAAGGAATCTTACTAACAGAGATAAAGGGAGCGGCAGAGAGAAGAAGGAAGTGCCTGTCAGCGAAATTATCAGGCTTAAACAGAATAAACTGACATTCTCAGAGATTGCGGCTACCTTAAGAGGGTTTGGATACGAGGTTTCTAAAGCGACAGTACATAGAAGATATCAGGAGCATATGAAAGAGGAACAGGTCTAA
- the yneA gene encoding cell division suppressor protein YneA: MKGSLSYVISFFAVVIVAVFALSYTGEKENLDHYVSIEIAEGDSIWSLADQYEEHHRMSKTDFVEWVQDKNGLSTAVIKTGDSVVLPIDKQTYHDGTQLASRK, translated from the coding sequence TTGAAAGGTTCATTATCTTACGTTATTTCTTTCTTTGCAGTTGTCATTGTAGCTGTCTTTGCATTATCATACACAGGTGAAAAAGAAAACCTTGATCATTATGTATCCATTGAAATAGCAGAAGGTGACAGCATCTGGAGCCTTGCAGATCAATATGAGGAGCATCACCGCATGTCCAAGACCGATTTCGTTGAATGGGTGCAGGATAAAAACGGACTGTCGACAGCTGTGATCAAGACAGGAGATTCTGTGGTTCTTCCTATTGATAAACAAACCTACCATGACGGGACACAGCTTGCATCAAGAAAATAG
- the lexA gene encoding transcriptional repressor LexA, whose product MTKLSKRQQDILTFIKLEVQKKGYPPSVREIGEAVGLASSSTVHGHLARLESKGLIRRDPTKPRAIEILEDETAMIPRSSVINVPVIGKVTAGSPITAIENVEEYFPLPDTFAASDDQIFMLEIMGDSMIEAGILDGDMVIVKQQNTANNGDIVVAMTEDDEATVKRFFKEKDYVRLQPENSTLEPIILRHVVILGKVVGVYRNIH is encoded by the coding sequence ATGACAAAACTTTCAAAGAGGCAGCAGGATATCCTCACTTTTATAAAACTTGAAGTACAAAAGAAAGGATATCCGCCATCAGTCCGCGAGATCGGCGAAGCAGTGGGCCTTGCTTCCAGCTCCACTGTACACGGCCATCTTGCCAGGCTTGAAAGCAAAGGATTGATCAGACGGGATCCGACAAAGCCGAGAGCGATTGAAATATTAGAGGACGAGACAGCGATGATTCCGCGTTCAAGTGTGATTAACGTTCCTGTAATCGGGAAAGTAACAGCCGGTTCCCCGATCACAGCCATTGAAAACGTCGAGGAATATTTTCCTCTTCCAGATACGTTCGCCGCATCCGATGATCAGATCTTCATGCTTGAGATTATGGGAGACAGTATGATTGAAGCCGGCATTCTTGATGGGGACATGGTCATTGTCAAGCAGCAGAACACTGCAAACAACGGGGATATCGTTGTTGCTATGACAGAGGATGATGAGGCAACTGTCAAACGTTTTTTCAAAGAGAAAGATTATGTGCGTCTTCAGCCGGAGAACTCTACACTTGAACCGATCATTCTCAGACATGTCGTTATCTTGGGAAAAGTTGTTGGAGTTTATAGAAACATACACTGA
- the glnA gene encoding type I glutamate--ammonia ligase, with amino-acid sequence MAKYSREDIVRLVQEENVKYIRLQFTDILGTIKNVEIPASQLEKALDNKCMFDGSSIEGFVRIEESDMYLYPDLDTFVIFPWTSEKGKVARFICDIYSPDGTPFDGDPRNNLRRMLKEMEDLGFTDFNLGPEPEFFLFKLDEKGEPTLELNDHGGYFDLAPTDLGENCRRDIVLELEEMGFEIEASHHEVAPGQHEIDFKYAGAVKACDDIQTFKLVVKTIARKHGLHATFMPKPLFGVNGSGMHMNLSLFKDGVNSFYDKNSELELSETARHFIAGVIKHAPNFTAVTNPTVNSYKRLVPGYEAPCYVAWSAQNRSPLIRIPASRGLSTRVEVRSVDPSANPYLAMSVLLAAGLDGIKNKLAAPKPIDRNIYVMTKEERVENGIVDLPATLAQALDLLKTDEVIINALGEHLFEHFVEAKEIEWDMFRTQVHPWEREQYMSQY; translated from the coding sequence ATGGCAAAGTATTCGAGAGAAGATATTGTACGCTTAGTACAAGAAGAAAACGTAAAATACATCAGACTGCAGTTCACGGACATCCTTGGAACAATCAAAAACGTAGAAATTCCTGCAAGCCAGCTTGAAAAAGCACTTGACAACAAATGTATGTTTGACGGATCTTCAATTGAAGGATTTGTCCGCATCGAAGAATCTGACATGTATCTGTATCCTGATCTTGATACGTTTGTTATTTTCCCTTGGACATCTGAAAAAGGCAAAGTTGCACGTTTCATCTGCGACATCTACAGCCCGGACGGGACACCATTTGATGGAGATCCGCGCAACAACTTAAGACGCATGCTGAAAGAAATGGAAGACCTTGGATTCACTGACTTCAACCTTGGGCCTGAGCCTGAATTCTTCCTTTTCAAGCTTGACGAAAAAGGAGAACCTACTCTTGAGCTAAACGATCACGGCGGCTACTTCGACCTTGCTCCGACTGACCTTGGAGAAAACTGCAGACGCGACATCGTGCTTGAGCTTGAAGAAATGGGCTTTGAAATTGAAGCATCCCACCATGAGGTAGCTCCTGGCCAGCATGAAATTGACTTTAAATATGCAGGCGCTGTAAAAGCTTGTGATGATATCCAAACGTTTAAACTTGTCGTTAAAACAATTGCGCGCAAACACGGATTGCATGCTACATTCATGCCAAAGCCGCTGTTTGGAGTAAACGGATCTGGAATGCACATGAACCTCTCTCTTTTCAAAGACGGAGTGAACTCATTCTATGACAAAAACAGTGAACTTGAGCTGAGCGAAACAGCTAGACATTTCATCGCCGGCGTAATCAAGCATGCTCCAAACTTCACAGCTGTTACGAATCCGACAGTTAACTCATATAAGCGTCTAGTTCCTGGCTACGAGGCACCATGCTATGTTGCCTGGTCTGCACAAAACAGAAGCCCGCTTATCCGTATCCCTGCTTCACGCGGACTAAGCACACGCGTAGAAGTGCGCAGTGTTGACCCTTCTGCAAACCCGTACCTTGCAATGAGCGTATTGCTTGCTGCTGGTCTTGACGGCATTAAAAACAAACTTGCTGCTCCAAAACCGATTGACCGCAACATCTATGTCATGACGAAAGAAGAGCGCGTTGAGAATGGAATCGTTGATCTTCCTGCAACTCTTGCACAGGCTCTTGATCTTCTGAAAACAGACGAAGTGATCATCAACGCACTTGGCGAGCATTTGTTTGAGCATTTTGTAGAAGCGAAAGAAATTGAATGGGATATGTTCCGCACTCAAGTTCACCCATGGGAACGTGAGCAGTACATGTCTCAATACTAA
- a CDS encoding MerR family transcriptional regulator, with the protein MGDTIRRSMPLFPIGIVMQLTELSARQIRYYEENGLIFPARTEGNRRLFSFNDVDTLLEIRSLIEQGINMAGIKQIFSSKDKSMEREEEGQPKKVEKPDLTDAELRKLLKAELMQAGRFQRSSLRQGDMSRFFH; encoded by the coding sequence ATGGGTGATACGATTCGACGCTCGATGCCCTTATTCCCGATCGGAATTGTCATGCAGCTGACAGAACTCTCTGCCAGACAAATTCGATATTATGAAGAAAACGGCTTGATTTTCCCTGCAAGAACAGAAGGGAACAGACGCCTATTTTCATTTAATGACGTAGATACGCTTCTTGAAATAAGAAGCCTTATCGAACAAGGCATTAACATGGCCGGCATCAAGCAGATTTTTTCTTCTAAGGATAAAAGCATGGAACGCGAGGAAGAAGGCCAGCCTAAAAAAGTGGAAAAACCGGATTTGACCGACGCTGAACTCAGAAAGCTTCTGAAAGCTGAACTGATGCAGGCCGGAAGGTTTCAGAGATCATCGCTCAGACAGGGTGACATGTCTAGATTTTTCCATTAA
- a CDS encoding methionine gamma-lyase family protein: protein MFNQLKYGDKLAQLAAQAEEKIRDTHKKIDERMEMNQFRVLQSYRDHRVSDSHFIPTTGYGYDDHGRDTLEQIYADVFGGESGLVRPQIISGTHAISIALFGVLRPFDELLYITGKPYDTLEEIVGIRGSGTGSLSEFKIGYRAVELKEDGGIDYDAVGAAITEKTKMIGIQRSKGYATRPSYTLAEIKQMIDFVKSIKPDVVVFVDNCYGEFVEELEPCHVGADLMAGSLIKNPGGGLAKTGGYIVGRKDLVEACSYRMTSPGIGAEAGASLYSLQEMYQGFFLAPHVVAQSLKGAVFTAAMLELAGLKTNPSWDAVRTDLIQSVQFEQSDLMVAFCQAIQYASPVNSHVTPYPSYMPGYENDVIMAAGTFVQGASIELSADGPLRPPYTAYVQGGLTYSHVKIAICSALDHLLDKNLIRL, encoded by the coding sequence ATGTTTAACCAATTGAAGTACGGCGATAAGCTTGCGCAGCTAGCTGCACAGGCAGAAGAAAAAATTAGAGATACCCACAAAAAAATTGATGAACGAATGGAAATGAACCAGTTTCGGGTTCTTCAAAGCTACAGAGACCATAGAGTAAGCGACTCTCATTTTATCCCGACCACAGGATATGGGTATGATGATCATGGACGGGATACGCTGGAACAGATTTATGCGGATGTTTTCGGCGGGGAGTCAGGGCTTGTAAGGCCACAGATCATTTCAGGCACCCATGCCATTTCCATTGCCCTGTTCGGAGTTCTGCGTCCATTTGATGAACTTCTATATATAACGGGAAAGCCTTATGATACCCTTGAAGAGATTGTAGGCATCAGAGGCAGCGGCACCGGTTCACTCAGCGAATTCAAAATCGGTTACCGGGCAGTTGAACTGAAAGAAGATGGCGGCATAGATTATGATGCCGTCGGTGCTGCCATTACAGAAAAGACAAAGATGATCGGCATTCAGCGCTCAAAAGGATATGCCACAAGGCCTTCTTATACCCTTGCAGAAATCAAGCAGATGATTGACTTTGTCAAATCCATTAAGCCTGATGTTGTCGTTTTCGTGGACAATTGCTACGGAGAATTTGTTGAAGAACTTGAACCTTGTCACGTTGGTGCTGACCTTATGGCAGGTTCGCTTATTAAAAACCCTGGCGGCGGACTTGCGAAAACAGGCGGTTATATCGTTGGGCGCAAGGATCTTGTGGAAGCATGCTCCTACCGGATGACATCACCGGGAATCGGGGCTGAGGCAGGTGCGTCCCTTTACAGTCTTCAGGAAATGTATCAGGGATTTTTCCTTGCTCCGCACGTTGTTGCACAATCTTTAAAAGGTGCTGTGTTTACAGCAGCGATGCTTGAACTTGCAGGGCTTAAAACGAACCCGTCATGGGATGCAGTCCGCACAGACCTTATTCAGTCTGTCCAGTTTGAGCAGTCCGATTTAATGGTTGCGTTCTGCCAGGCCATTCAATATGCATCACCGGTCAATTCGCACGTGACGCCATATCCGAGCTATATGCCGGGATATGAGAACGATGTCATAATGGCTGCAGGTACATTCGTACAGGGAGCAAGCATCGAACTTTCGGCAGACGGTCCGCTGCGTCCCCCGTATACAGCGTATGTTCAGGGCGGATTAACGTATTCGCATGTGAAAATTGCCATCTGTTCTGCTCTTGATCATCTTCTGGATAAGAATTTAATTCGTCTGTAA
- the hflX gene encoding GTPase HflX, whose amino-acid sequence MNTGSEKVILVGCQLPKTEDEAFSYTMSELASLTKTANGEVLVQLSQKRERIHPATYIGKGKVEELLALSEELAPDLIIFNDELSPSQQRNLSAALDVKIIDRTQLILDIFATRAKSKEGKLQVELAQLQYLLPRLSGQGINLSRQGGGIGTRGPGETQLETDRRHIRTRIHEIKLQLAAIVSHRNRYRERRKKNQAFQVALVGYTNAGKSTLFNRITDAGTFEEDLLFATLDPMTRKMTLPSGYQALLTDTVGFIQDLPTTLVAAFRSTLEEVKEADLILHVVDSSNEDYVNHEKTVYKLLEELKVTTIPVLTVYNKQDKQSQGFVPSPKGEHVLISAFSDADIAKLKQKIQSFSMELMEEYSIDVPASEGKLLALLKTETMVGHFAFNEEENHYEIQGHFLPGHAASGQIEMYKRKGNKHV is encoded by the coding sequence ATGAATACCGGGAGTGAAAAAGTCATTCTGGTCGGATGCCAGCTACCGAAGACAGAAGATGAAGCGTTCAGTTATACAATGAGCGAGCTTGCCTCCCTTACTAAAACAGCGAATGGAGAAGTGCTCGTCCAGCTGTCGCAGAAGAGAGAGCGCATCCACCCGGCAACATACATAGGAAAAGGCAAAGTTGAAGAACTGCTGGCTCTTTCAGAAGAGCTTGCGCCCGACTTAATTATATTTAATGATGAGCTTTCTCCAAGTCAGCAGCGGAATCTGTCGGCTGCCCTTGATGTGAAAATTATAGACCGCACACAGCTGATTCTTGATATATTTGCGACGCGTGCAAAATCAAAAGAAGGCAAGCTTCAGGTGGAGCTTGCGCAGCTTCAGTATCTTTTGCCGAGGCTGAGCGGACAGGGAATCAATCTTTCAAGACAGGGCGGCGGAATCGGCACGAGGGGGCCGGGCGAAACGCAGCTTGAAACAGACCGAAGACATATTAGAACACGCATACATGAAATTAAACTGCAGCTTGCTGCAATCGTCAGCCACCGGAACCGCTATCGTGAAAGAAGAAAGAAAAATCAGGCTTTCCAGGTAGCTCTGGTCGGCTACACCAACGCCGGGAAATCGACATTGTTTAACCGGATTACAGACGCTGGCACATTTGAAGAAGACCTGCTTTTTGCCACACTTGATCCAATGACTAGGAAGATGACACTGCCATCTGGCTATCAGGCTCTTTTAACAGATACGGTAGGGTTCATACAGGATCTGCCGACAACGCTAGTTGCAGCTTTCCGCTCTACACTTGAAGAAGTGAAAGAGGCGGATTTGATTCTGCATGTTGTGGACAGTTCAAATGAAGATTACGTCAATCATGAAAAAACGGTCTATAAACTGCTTGAAGAACTGAAGGTCACGACGATTCCGGTCTTAACGGTATATAACAAGCAAGATAAGCAGTCGCAAGGCTTTGTTCCTTCCCCAAAAGGCGAGCATGTGCTGATCAGCGCCTTTTCAGATGCGGATATTGCAAAACTGAAACAGAAGATTCAGTCGTTTTCGATGGAGCTGATGGAAGAATACAGCATTGATGTGCCTGCTTCAGAAGGCAAGCTTCTGGCTTTATTGAAAACAGAAACAATGGTAGGGCATTTTGCCTTTAATGAAGAAGAAAATCATTATGAAATACAGGGACACTTCCTGCCGGGGCATGCAGCTTCCGGCCAGATAGAGATGTATAAGAGAAAGGGAAACAAACATGTTTAA